Within the Deltaproteobacteria bacterium genome, the region ACCGATTCTATCGTTGCCCTAGGCGAGGTCGTGCCGATGCCAATGTTGCCAGCAACCGCTAGGCCGCTGCTAGATGCTGTCGTTGCCGCGCTGTAACCAACTGCGACACTTCCGTTCACTTGTAAGGTCGATCCAGGCATCGATGTGCCAATGCCAACGTTCCCGCCGCTAAAGACCGCGGCATAATTTACCGATCCCCCACTTGCATTAACGTTAAGTCCAGTATTGACAGAGCTAACTCCGTTCCAAACTCCCGTGCTTTGTAGGTCTAGTCCAACTTTTCTGACGGAAGGTGTGCTCGATGTATTCGCTACATTAAAGAGTATGCCGGTGTGATTTGTTGTCTTAGACAGATTGTCATTCGTGTGCACAAACGACGTCGGTGCGCTAGTACCAACGCCAAGCCCACCACTTACGATAAGAGTATTGAATGGTGCGGAATTGACGCCAGCATAGTCGCCGACGGCCACACCGCCTCTGACATCTAACGTCGATGCAGGGCTCGCTGTTCCAATACCGATACCACCAGAGTTAGCCACGACCATGCGCTGAGCGCCTCGTGTGGAGAACGATATATTGTAGTTGGGGTTGCCTGAATTTGCGGTGTCGGCAGCAAAATTGATGTCGGCACTGCTAACTTGGTTTGTGACCGTGCCAGTACCCGGAGCCGTGGTGATGATAGTTCCATCAGGAAATTGGAAGCCACCTGCTTTGGACTTGACGACACCGTTCACTTCAAGTGCCGTCGCTGGGGCCGATGTCCCAATGCCTAGCTTTCCGGTATTATCGAGCACCATGTCAAATCCGGTTTGCGAGTACCATTTGAATCCGCCGCCCGAGTTAAACCACATGTGGCCATTCTCGATACCTAGCGAGTAATCAGAACCGGTCACCGTACCCGAAGAGCCATAAAGCTGGATACGCTGGCCAGTGCTATTAAGGCCGGGGGCCGCCAAGCTGGTGGTGCCCATATAGATGCGCGCATCAGACGCAACATTAATGTTGCCATTGACATCAAGCTTCTGTGTTGGCGCCGCTGTACCTACGCCGAGGTCGCCCGTAATTTGTGCGGAGCCGTTTACATCAAGTTTTTGCTTCGGTGCCGTTGAGCCAATACCAACATTTCCGGCCGATGGCTGCAACGCTAGACTCTGCGATCCATATACAGCGGAATAAGCCCCTAGGCGCACGTAACCCGGAGATCCAGATACCGGCTGAATATATAGGTATTCACTCAAACTGTTGTCACTCGAGTAGATACTTTCGCTGGCAGAGATGAAACGAGAGTTACCAGCCACGTCGAGGCGATAGGCAGGTGAGGTGATTCCTATGCCAACGTTGCCATCTTTAGTCACCCGAACCTTTTCAGTCAACGCACCAGCTGTCGCGGTACTCAAGGCAAGGTAACCATCTTCGGCACCGGCCGTATTTGTCGTGATTGCACCATAAATTTCGGCA harbors:
- a CDS encoding tail fiber domain-containing protein, with the translated sequence GVTAANSGGNVYAYGGPGTGSAASNGNVILAHNGTSSVGNVGIGTTAPTKTLDVSSANFINLGLYRSATGAAYGSGIDFDLNNASNARKTFAEIYGAITTNTAGAEDGYLALSTATAGALTEKVRVTKDGNVGIGITSPAYRLDVAGNSRFISASESIYSSDNSLSEYLYIQPVSGSPGYVRLGAYSAVYGSQSLALQPSAGNVGIGSTAPKQKLDVNGSAQITGDLGVGTAAPTQKLDVNGNINVASDARIYMGTTSLAAPGLNSTGQRIQLYGSSGTVTGSDYSLGIENGHMWFNSGGGFKWYSQTGFDMVLDNTGKLGIGTSAPATALEVNGVVKSKAGGFQFPDGTIITTAPGTGTVTNQVSSADINFAADTANSGNPNYNISFSTRGAQRMVVANSGGIGIGTASPASTLDVRGGVAVGDYAGVNSAPFNTLIVSGGLGVGTSAPTSFVHTNDNLSKTTNHTGILFNVANTSSTPSVRKVGLDLQSTGVWNGVSSVNTGLNVNASGGSVNYAAVFSGGNVGIGTSMPGSTLQVNGSVAVGYSAATTASSSGLAVAGNIGIGTTSPRATIESVGPIATSGPVGGFILYNRGSSAISSQWYSPSLGETRLYDHPSSSDRLTISSSGNFGIGTTAPAARLDVSGSRSGTPSLVGAFIGSAPTTFTDTTTVASGTAANHAFNAIAAPTLASTYAAVTTTNSYSLYLAGAPKKGTNDTITNAVALGIGSTFLGGGTNSYGLVVDAQTGATNNFAAVFKSGNVGIGTTAPGYLLQVAGSVAGVGSYVALSDRREKKDVRDLSDSLEKALAIRGVSYKWRDEIRYGSERHLGVIAQELEKIVPEAVNTGDDGLKRVKYDDLIPLMIEAFKEERRQKDAEINRLRARSQQMTDFLCKKFDDASFCRMPEL